A region from the Catellatospora sp. TT07R-123 genome encodes:
- a CDS encoding S9 family peptidase yields MPSYRDFRPTLRFQPILALSADCSQIAYADDASGQFNLTVRPVVGGPERRVTDFSTHTVRKASWHPDGRTLIFQADQNGDERTQLYAIAAEGGEPTPLTDVTGAQFTLGYGAPVSPDGKYLTYVGNDRSRADQDILVRDLTTGEVNRIYEGDGRLALGHWSPDGSRLSMALWREGYDHVVHILPASGGPTKRLTSDEAVAAYWLGPWLPDGSGFIVRSNAGREFTGLAVIDADSGELTWIDTPDWDVEAVALSADGRTLVWVVNVGGASQLRGRDLRTGTDLPMPELPLGQADAISVSADGAFAVVLLSTPTRPWNAAAIDLVTGQVRWLTDSVPGVADPATFVDPILVHYPTHDGRQVPAYLYLPAGATSDLGVLLSIHGGPVYQERPAYVYDGFYQYLVSHGVAVLAPNARGSSGYGKTYEKLVFRDWGGGDLGDFAASAQWLREQDWVDPARLGLFGASYGAFGVLSCLARLPEMDWAAGVDLFGPSNLVTLAEATPPAFRALVADVIGDPDTDAEMLLSRSPITYVDQIRAPLFVLQGANDPRVPRGESDQLVERLRARGVEVRYDVYPDEGHGFVKSENQIKARSDAADFLIERLNPEAARTAAAGA; encoded by the coding sequence ATGCCTTCGTACCGCGATTTCCGGCCCACGCTAAGGTTTCAGCCGATCCTGGCGCTGTCTGCCGACTGTTCGCAGATCGCCTATGCCGATGACGCATCCGGCCAGTTCAACCTCACCGTGCGTCCGGTCGTCGGGGGTCCGGAACGGCGAGTCACTGACTTTTCGACGCACACGGTTCGCAAGGCGTCGTGGCACCCGGACGGCAGAACTCTGATCTTCCAGGCCGACCAGAACGGCGATGAGAGAACACAGCTGTATGCCATCGCCGCCGAGGGCGGCGAGCCGACGCCGCTCACCGATGTGACGGGTGCGCAGTTCACGCTCGGGTATGGCGCCCCGGTTTCACCAGATGGCAAGTACTTGACGTACGTGGGCAACGACCGTTCCCGGGCCGATCAGGACATCCTGGTCCGGGATCTGACCACCGGCGAGGTGAACCGGATCTACGAGGGAGACGGTCGTCTCGCCTTGGGCCACTGGTCACCCGACGGCTCTCGCCTCAGCATGGCCCTGTGGCGGGAAGGCTATGACCACGTGGTGCACATCCTGCCCGCCTCGGGTGGCCCTACCAAGAGGCTGACCTCTGACGAAGCCGTAGCGGCCTACTGGCTCGGGCCGTGGCTGCCCGACGGTTCGGGGTTCATCGTCCGCAGCAACGCCGGCCGTGAGTTCACCGGCCTCGCCGTCATCGACGCCGACTCGGGCGAGCTGACCTGGATCGACACTCCCGACTGGGATGTGGAGGCGGTGGCGCTGTCCGCCGATGGACGCACCCTGGTCTGGGTGGTCAACGTCGGCGGTGCTTCCCAGCTGAGGGGACGTGATCTCCGCACCGGAACGGACCTGCCCATGCCGGAGCTTCCACTGGGCCAGGCTGACGCAATCTCGGTATCGGCCGACGGAGCGTTCGCCGTCGTACTGCTGTCCACGCCGACCAGACCGTGGAACGCCGCCGCGATCGACCTCGTCACCGGGCAGGTGCGGTGGCTCACCGACTCCGTTCCCGGCGTCGCCGATCCGGCGACGTTCGTCGATCCCATCCTTGTTCACTATCCCACGCATGACGGTCGCCAGGTTCCTGCCTATCTCTACCTCCCGGCCGGGGCCACCTCCGATCTGGGTGTGCTGCTCTCGATCCACGGCGGCCCGGTCTACCAGGAACGTCCTGCCTACGTCTACGACGGCTTCTACCAGTATCTGGTCAGTCACGGTGTCGCGGTCCTGGCGCCGAACGCCCGTGGGTCGTCCGGATACGGAAAGACCTACGAGAAGCTGGTCTTCCGGGACTGGGGCGGCGGCGACCTGGGCGACTTCGCCGCCTCGGCGCAGTGGCTACGCGAGCAGGACTGGGTCGATCCCGCGCGGCTGGGGCTGTTCGGGGCTTCCTACGGCGCATTCGGCGTGCTGTCGTGCCTGGCCCGGTTGCCGGAGATGGACTGGGCGGCCGGGGTCGACCTGTTCGGCCCGAGCAACCTGGTGACCCTGGCGGAGGCTACGCCACCCGCCTTCCGGGCGCTGGTGGCTGACGTCATCGGCGATCCAGACACCGACGCGGAGATGCTCCTGTCCCGCTCGCCGATCACCTACGTCGACCAGATTCGGGCTCCGCTGTTCGTGCTCCAGGGCGCGAACGACCCTCGCGTCCCCCGTGGTGAGAGCGATCAGCTCGTCGAGCGGCTCCGAGCGCGCGGGGTCGAGGTCCGCTATGACGTCTATCCCGACGAGGGCCACGGTTTCGTCAAGAGCGAGAACCAGATCAAGGCTCGTTCCGACGCGGCGGACTTCCTCATCGAGCGTCTGAACCCTGAGGCGGCGAGGACAGCCGCAGCAGGGGCATGA
- a CDS encoding LacI family DNA-binding transcriptional regulator, translating to MTDGSASTAHSEPGSLTSTPPTLAEVARAAGVSIATASRVLNNSSRVSAEAYQRVCDAASQLGYRRHRAAWGQAQRKVNAFAAVIHAGHRLLFTEPFFARLIGAAELELAAHGIPLLVTTVSGGLVETVGRYLQGGHVSGIMIVSDHGPLPLSATLATLGTPVTVIGRPLRPQPVPYVDADNRGGARAAVEYLISKGRRSIAHLAAPPDTGVGADRLAGYRDAMRAIGATDAPVAYGDWSQASAAHAMQRLLDQRPHLDAVFAASDVMAAGAVRYLRKAGRRIPEDVAVVGFDDHALAEQIRPALTTVHQPVEQIGTVAARWLLAAVRGEPVGDGPTVLPTELVLRDSA from the coding sequence ATGACCGACGGGAGCGCTTCCACTGCTCACAGCGAGCCTGGATCGCTCACTTCCACGCCGCCGACCCTCGCCGAGGTCGCCCGCGCGGCCGGGGTCTCCATCGCGACCGCGTCGCGGGTGCTCAACAACTCCAGCCGGGTCAGCGCGGAGGCGTACCAGCGGGTATGCGACGCGGCCAGCCAGCTCGGCTACCGGCGGCACCGGGCGGCGTGGGGTCAGGCGCAGCGGAAGGTGAACGCGTTCGCCGCCGTCATCCACGCCGGGCACCGGCTGCTGTTCACCGAGCCGTTCTTCGCGCGGCTGATCGGCGCGGCCGAGCTGGAGCTGGCCGCGCACGGCATCCCGCTGCTGGTCACCACGGTCAGCGGCGGCCTGGTCGAGACCGTCGGGCGATACCTCCAGGGCGGGCACGTCTCCGGCATCATGATCGTCTCCGACCACGGGCCGCTGCCGCTGTCGGCGACGCTGGCCACGCTGGGCACGCCGGTGACCGTGATCGGGCGCCCGCTGCGGCCGCAGCCGGTGCCGTACGTCGACGCCGACAACCGGGGCGGGGCCCGCGCCGCGGTCGAGTACCTGATCTCGAAGGGCCGCCGCTCGATCGCGCACCTGGCCGCGCCGCCCGACACGGGCGTGGGCGCGGACCGGCTGGCCGGCTACCGGGACGCGATGCGGGCCATCGGCGCCACCGACGCCCCCGTCGCGTACGGGGACTGGAGCCAGGCCTCGGCCGCGCACGCCATGCAGCGGCTGCTCGACCAGCGGCCACACCTGGACGCCGTCTTCGCCGCCTCGGACGTGATGGCGGCGGGTGCCGTGCGCTACCTGCGCAAGGCCGGCCGCCGCATCCCGGAGGACGTCGCCGTGGTCGGCTTCGACGACCACGCCCTGGCCGAGCAGATCCGGCCCGCGCTGACTACGGTGCACCAGCCGGTGGAGCAGATCGGCACGGTCGCCGCCCGCTGGCTGCTCGCGGCGGTGCGCGGCGAGCCGGTCGGCGACGGGCCCACGGTGCTGCCCACCGAGCTGGTGCTGCGCGACTCCGCTTAG
- a CDS encoding PP2C family serine/threonine-protein phosphatase produces the protein MSLILRAVTVTDPGLVRENNEDSAYAGRRLIAVADGIGGSPSGEVASHIVINELAPLDGEPAEGDPAEALLARLAQANSRIREVTDADPASEGMGTTLTVVLFDDGRATLLQVGDSRAYLLHEDELSQLTVDDTLVQAMIERGLLTPAEARVHPHRSIITQAVQGREFTPTILTLQLRPGDRLMLCSDGLSDVVDDEAIAEVMSRVIDVRPCADRLVSLALAGGAPDNVTVVVADVVTG, from the coding sequence ATGAGCTTGATCCTGCGCGCCGTGACCGTCACCGATCCTGGCCTGGTTCGGGAGAACAACGAGGACTCGGCGTACGCGGGCCGTCGGCTGATCGCCGTCGCCGACGGCATCGGCGGCTCACCCTCGGGCGAGGTCGCCAGCCACATCGTCATCAACGAGCTCGCCCCGCTCGACGGCGAGCCCGCCGAGGGCGACCCGGCCGAGGCGCTGCTGGCCCGGCTGGCCCAGGCCAACTCGCGCATCCGCGAGGTCACCGACGCCGACCCGGCCAGTGAGGGCATGGGCACGACGCTGACGGTCGTGCTCTTCGACGACGGCCGGGCGACGCTGCTCCAGGTCGGCGACTCCCGGGCATACCTGCTGCACGAGGACGAGCTGAGCCAGCTGACGGTCGACGACACCCTGGTCCAGGCCATGATCGAACGCGGGCTGCTGACCCCGGCCGAGGCGCGGGTGCACCCGCACCGCTCGATCATCACCCAGGCGGTGCAGGGCCGGGAGTTCACGCCCACGATCCTCACCCTCCAGCTGCGGCCGGGCGACCGGCTCATGCTGTGCAGCGACGGCCTGTCCGACGTGGTCGACGACGAGGCCATCGCCGAGGTCATGTCCCGCGTCATCGACGTGCGGCCCTGCGCCGACCGGCTCGTCTCGCTCGCGCTGGCGGGGGGCGCCCCCGACAACGTGACCGTCGTCGTCGCCGACGTGGTCACCGGCTAA
- a CDS encoding response regulator transcription factor codes for MTPLSMVGRADELDELARQWTCVRRGDGTGTRVVVVTGAAGTGKSRLVSEALAAFAPRPAVVLWGTARVHSPAPYDWLAAILSRHDTRDLPIPADGLAWLGQDPTAPAERYAPGALLRLAVRTVRALVGRGPAALIVEDLHALDPASLNLVAELAAAAGLPVLLVVTSRPAEAAVSPELAATALARLSGAAGAVRQHLGPLGRAEVAALIAQVHGPVPEGLADAVWERTGGNAYRLTELLAVAAGQPPQALLSAPLPGQRPAPAAPGERAELTARELEVLECLTAGMSNKQMARTLDISIRTVAVHVSNLLRKTGSSSRTEAALWAVRRG; via the coding sequence ATGACGCCGTTGTCGATGGTCGGGCGCGCCGACGAGCTCGACGAGCTCGCGCGGCAGTGGACCTGCGTACGGCGCGGCGACGGCACCGGGACGCGGGTGGTGGTGGTCACCGGCGCGGCCGGGACCGGCAAGTCCCGGCTGGTGAGCGAGGCGCTGGCGGCGTTCGCGCCGCGCCCGGCGGTGGTGCTGTGGGGCACGGCCCGGGTGCACTCGCCCGCGCCGTACGACTGGCTGGCCGCGATCCTGAGCCGGCACGACACCCGCGACCTGCCGATTCCCGCCGACGGCCTGGCCTGGCTGGGGCAGGACCCGACCGCCCCGGCGGAGCGGTACGCGCCCGGCGCGCTGCTGCGGCTGGCGGTGCGCACCGTGCGCGCACTGGTCGGCCGCGGTCCCGCCGCCCTGATCGTGGAGGACCTGCACGCGCTGGACCCGGCCAGCCTCAACCTCGTCGCCGAGCTGGCGGCCGCCGCCGGCCTGCCCGTGCTGCTGGTGGTCACCAGCCGCCCGGCCGAGGCGGCGGTCTCCCCGGAGCTGGCCGCGACCGCGCTCGCCCGGCTTTCGGGTGCCGCCGGGGCGGTGCGCCAGCATCTGGGCCCGCTGGGCCGGGCCGAGGTGGCCGCGCTGATCGCGCAGGTGCACGGGCCGGTGCCCGAGGGGCTGGCCGACGCGGTGTGGGAGCGCACCGGCGGCAACGCGTACCGGTTGACGGAGCTGCTGGCTGTCGCGGCCGGGCAGCCGCCGCAGGCCCTGCTGAGCGCCCCGCTGCCGGGTCAGCGCCCCGCGCCGGCCGCGCCGGGCGAGCGGGCCGAGCTGACCGCCCGCGAGCTGGAGGTGCTGGAGTGCCTGACCGCCGGGATGTCGAACAAGCAGATGGCCCGCACGCTGGACATCTCCATCCGGACGGTGGCGGTGCACGTGTCCAATCTGCTGCGCAAGACCGGTTCTTCCTCGCGTACGGAGGCGGCGCTGTGGGCGGTGCGGCGCGGCTGA